A genomic stretch from Microplitis mediator isolate UGA2020A chromosome 10, iyMicMedi2.1, whole genome shotgun sequence includes:
- the LOC130675475 gene encoding transcription factor Sp4-like isoform X4, with the protein MASAAKLKETAEEEQDPLQVQAQSQEAQDQQQQQQQQQQQQQLEQQVSQPQLRFLNASVLQQLQQHQQEVQQQQQQQVHQHGQPQVITLQQLQNFVPMSQQQHDQQRPQTISVQTLPQQFLQGAQLINSQAALQQQQQQQQHGQQQQPQAQQQPQQQQLSYSVIPQMQTVNIDGQDALFIPSSPMTSMAAHHQSSPTMQFTTASGQQVQLASQQVQLANGQTIITPQPVSLIRAPNVFPTSIIQNIGGQTVQLPTDSKATMDVSGQSVQVRPLQFPLQHVQQTVPVQIPVTTNNGQTIYQTVHFPIQALSNVFNMGPQMMPQITQQIPQMAQIITPNGQIQQVQIANLSQLQNLQGQQVAAQVAQQVAQQQAAQQQVVQQVTQHQTQQQVVQQQQQQQVAAAQAQAQAQAQAQAQAQAHQQQQVQQVVQQVMQQQAQQQQQAQQQQQQQQQQVQNQQAAASTPTSSTSWSTSVSTPGNVQVVGIGQLGRPNSNVITTKDGQKIELSTLTRPADGIENELKLTSLDASQLAAGQVIHIPSAQATQQTIQPITITGAQGQQLTLISASALTNLASPQGGMMRSINVGNGGIMQIQPGTGVNTPNGFLQSIPLQNIPGLSNVQVIPASALQPATVQTLPTGAGGTPIVTGQTVHLDSSDPTKWQILQTIQANGTIAPSTPAPQPQQQQQNTTTINNTGEGEPKQHRRRVACNCPNCSDGDRTRDITHKRQHICHIPGCNKVYGKTSHLRAHLRWHTGERPFVCSWVFCGKKFTRSDELQRHRRTHTGEKRFQCPECTKKFMRSDHLTKHIKTHTKIRSTEAATSTQEGSSDSQSSSEDKIIIALHKETDQADIILPGTIEGLQSETPTHVTNE; encoded by the exons atggctTCAGCAGCAAAGCTCaag GAAACAGCTGAAGAGGAACAAGATCCTCTGCAGGTACAAGCACAGTCTCAAGAAGCTCAGgatcagcagcagcagcaacaacaacaacagcagcagcagcaattAGAGCAGCAAGTGTCTCAACCTCAGTTACGGTTTCTCAATGCCAGTGTTCTCCAACAGTTACAACAGCATCAGCAAGAAGtccagcagcagcaacagcagcaaGTTCACCAACATGGACAACCCCAAGTCATCACACTCCAGCAGTTGCAGAATTTCGTGCCCATGTCCCAACAGCAGCATGACCAGCAGAGACCTCAAACTATTTCAGTACAAACTTTACCACAGCAATTTTTACAA ggTGCTCAGTTGATAAATAGCCAAGCAGCTctgcagcagcagcaacagcaacaacaacatggacaacaacaacaacccCAAGCCCAACAGCAGCCACAGCAGCAGCAATTGAGTTACAGTGTGATACCACAAATGCAGACAGTAAATATTGATGGCCAGGATGCACTTTTCATTCCGTCTTCGCCAATGACCTCGATGGCGGCTCATCACCAGTCATCGCCGACAATGCAATTTACAACAGCCAGTGGGCAACAGGTCCAGCTCGCATCTCAGCAAGTCCAGTTGGCAAATGGCCAGACAATTATCACTCCCCAGCCTGTCAGTTTAATCCGAGCACCAAATGTCTTTCCAACTTCCATTATCCAAAATATCGGGGGTCAAACAGTACAACTGCCTACAG ATTCCAAGGCAACCATGGATGTTTCAGGACAAAGTGTTCAAGTGAGGCCACTGCAGTTTCCACTTCAGCATGTCCAGCAAACTGTGCCTGTACAAATACCAGTTACCACCAACAATGGACAGACAATATATCAGACGGTGCATTTTCCCATTCAAGCTTTGTCGAATGTTTTTAATATGGGTCCACAAATGATGCCACAAATAACCCAg caaATTCCCCAGATGGCACAAATAATTACACCTAATGGGCAAATCCAACAAGTTCAAATAGCAAATTTATCACAGCTTCAAAATCTCCAAGGTCAGCAGGTTGCCGCGCAAGTTGCTCAACAAGTAGCACAGCAGCAAGCAGCTCAGCAACAAGTCGTACAGCAGGTTACTCAGCATCAAACTCAACAACAGGTCGttcaacaacagcagcaacaacaggTCGCGGCAGCCCAAGCTCAGGCTCAAGCTCAAGCTCAAGCTCAAGCACAAGCACAAGCGCATCAGCAGCAGCAAGTCCAACAAGTAGTCCAACAAGTTATGCAACAGCAAGCCCAGCAACAACAACAGgcacagcaacaacaacaacaacagcagcagcaagtTCAGAATCAACAGGCTGCTGCTTCAACACCAACGTCAAGTACCAGCTGGTCAACATCCGTATCAACTCCCGGCAATGTCCAAGTTGTTGGTATTGGCCAACTTGGTAGACCAAACTCAAATGTGATAACGACTAAAGACGGACAAAAAATAGAACTGTCTACTCTAACGAGACCTGCTGACGGCATTGAAAACGAATTAAAACTTACGAGTTTAGATGCGAGTCAATTGGCTGCCGGTCAAGTTATTCATATACCCTCGGCACAAGCTACACAACAGACAATCCAACCGATAACAATTACTGGTGCACAAGGTCAGCAGCTCACTCTCATATCAGCATCTGCACTGACGAATTTAGCATCTCCACAGGGCGGAATGATGCGGAGTATAAATGTTGGGAATGGTGGAATAATGCAGATTCAACCAGGAACCGGCGTCAATACACCCAATGGATTTTTACAGTCGATACCTCTGCAAAATATCCCCGGGCTAAGTAACGTTCAAGTTATTCCAGCAAGTGCTTTACAACCTGCTACTGTTCAAACACTGCCAACTGGCGCTGGTGGTACTCCCATTGTAACCGGCCAGACTGTTCATCTGGACTCCAGTGATCCAACAAAATGGCAAATACTGCAAACCATCCAAGCTAATGGTACGATAGCTCCATCTACTCCAGCTCCACAGCCACAACAGCAACAGCAGAACACCACGACAATAAATAATACCGGGGAAGGTGAACCAAAACAGCATCGACGACGTGTTGCTTGTAATTGTCCTAATTGCAGTGACGGCGATAGGACACGTGATATAACGCATAAACGTCAGCACATATGTCACATTCCTGGTTGCAATAAAGTATACGGAAAGACAAGTCATCTGAGAGCTCACCTCAGGTGGCACACTGGAGAACGTCCTTTCGTGTGCAGTTGGGTCTTCTGCGGGAAAAAATTCACCAGGTCTGATGAACTGCAGAGGCACAGAAGAACTCACACTGGAGAAAAGAGGTTCCAGTGTCCTGAATGTACAAAGAAATTCATGCGCTCTGATCATCTTACAAAGCACATCAAAACGCATACTAAAATACGGAGCACC GAAGCTGCCACATCGACGCAAGAAGGCTCATCAGATAGTCAATCTTCGAGCgaagataaaattataattgcgcTTCACAAAGAGACTGATCAAGCGGACATTATACTGCCCGGAACTATCGAGGGCTTGCAGAGTGAAACGCCGACACATGTGACGAATGAATGA
- the LOC130675475 gene encoding transcription factor Sp4-like isoform X3 — protein sequence MEGRTIVVETAEEEQDPLQVQAQSQEAQDQQQQQQQQQQQQQLEQQVSQPQLRFLNASVLQQLQQHQQEVQQQQQQQVHQHGQPQVITLQQLQNFVPMSQQQHDQQRPQTISVQTLPQQFLQGAQLINSQAALQQQQQQQQHGQQQQPQAQQQPQQQQLSYSVIPQMQTVNIDGQDALFIPSSPMTSMAAHHQSSPTMQFTTASGQQVQLASQQVQLANGQTIITPQPVSLIRAPNVFPTSIIQNIGGQTVQLPTDSKATMDVSGQSVQVRPLQFPLQHVQQTVPVQIPVTTNNGQTIYQTVHFPIQALSNVFNMGPQMMPQITQQIPQMAQIITPNGQIQQVQIANLSQLQNLQGQQVAAQVAQQVAQQQAAQQQVVQQVTQHQTQQQVVQQQQQQQVAAAQAQAQAQAQAQAQAQAHQQQQVQQVVQQVMQQQAQQQQQAQQQQQQQQQQVQNQQAAASTPTSSTSWSTSVSTPGNVQVVGIGQLGRPNSNVITTKDGQKIELSTLTRPADGIENELKLTSLDASQLAAGQVIHIPSAQATQQTIQPITITGAQGQQLTLISASALTNLASPQGGMMRSINVGNGGIMQIQPGTGVNTPNGFLQSIPLQNIPGLSNVQVIPASALQPATVQTLPTGAGGTPIVTGQTVHLDSSDPTKWQILQTIQANGTIAPSTPAPQPQQQQQNTTTINNTGEGEPKQHRRRVACNCPNCSDGDRTRDITHKRQHICHIPGCNKVYGKTSHLRAHLRWHTGERPFVCSWVFCGKKFTRSDELQRHRRTHTGEKRFQCPECTKKFMRSDHLTKHIKTHTKIRSTEAATSTQEGSSDSQSSSEDKIIIALHKETDQADIILPGTIEGLQSETPTHVTNE from the exons ATGGAAGGGAGAACTATAGTGGTG GAAACAGCTGAAGAGGAACAAGATCCTCTGCAGGTACAAGCACAGTCTCAAGAAGCTCAGgatcagcagcagcagcaacaacaacaacagcagcagcagcaattAGAGCAGCAAGTGTCTCAACCTCAGTTACGGTTTCTCAATGCCAGTGTTCTCCAACAGTTACAACAGCATCAGCAAGAAGtccagcagcagcaacagcagcaaGTTCACCAACATGGACAACCCCAAGTCATCACACTCCAGCAGTTGCAGAATTTCGTGCCCATGTCCCAACAGCAGCATGACCAGCAGAGACCTCAAACTATTTCAGTACAAACTTTACCACAGCAATTTTTACAA ggTGCTCAGTTGATAAATAGCCAAGCAGCTctgcagcagcagcaacagcaacaacaacatggacaacaacaacaacccCAAGCCCAACAGCAGCCACAGCAGCAGCAATTGAGTTACAGTGTGATACCACAAATGCAGACAGTAAATATTGATGGCCAGGATGCACTTTTCATTCCGTCTTCGCCAATGACCTCGATGGCGGCTCATCACCAGTCATCGCCGACAATGCAATTTACAACAGCCAGTGGGCAACAGGTCCAGCTCGCATCTCAGCAAGTCCAGTTGGCAAATGGCCAGACAATTATCACTCCCCAGCCTGTCAGTTTAATCCGAGCACCAAATGTCTTTCCAACTTCCATTATCCAAAATATCGGGGGTCAAACAGTACAACTGCCTACAG ATTCCAAGGCAACCATGGATGTTTCAGGACAAAGTGTTCAAGTGAGGCCACTGCAGTTTCCACTTCAGCATGTCCAGCAAACTGTGCCTGTACAAATACCAGTTACCACCAACAATGGACAGACAATATATCAGACGGTGCATTTTCCCATTCAAGCTTTGTCGAATGTTTTTAATATGGGTCCACAAATGATGCCACAAATAACCCAg caaATTCCCCAGATGGCACAAATAATTACACCTAATGGGCAAATCCAACAAGTTCAAATAGCAAATTTATCACAGCTTCAAAATCTCCAAGGTCAGCAGGTTGCCGCGCAAGTTGCTCAACAAGTAGCACAGCAGCAAGCAGCTCAGCAACAAGTCGTACAGCAGGTTACTCAGCATCAAACTCAACAACAGGTCGttcaacaacagcagcaacaacaggTCGCGGCAGCCCAAGCTCAGGCTCAAGCTCAAGCTCAAGCTCAAGCACAAGCACAAGCGCATCAGCAGCAGCAAGTCCAACAAGTAGTCCAACAAGTTATGCAACAGCAAGCCCAGCAACAACAACAGgcacagcaacaacaacaacaacagcagcagcaagtTCAGAATCAACAGGCTGCTGCTTCAACACCAACGTCAAGTACCAGCTGGTCAACATCCGTATCAACTCCCGGCAATGTCCAAGTTGTTGGTATTGGCCAACTTGGTAGACCAAACTCAAATGTGATAACGACTAAAGACGGACAAAAAATAGAACTGTCTACTCTAACGAGACCTGCTGACGGCATTGAAAACGAATTAAAACTTACGAGTTTAGATGCGAGTCAATTGGCTGCCGGTCAAGTTATTCATATACCCTCGGCACAAGCTACACAACAGACAATCCAACCGATAACAATTACTGGTGCACAAGGTCAGCAGCTCACTCTCATATCAGCATCTGCACTGACGAATTTAGCATCTCCACAGGGCGGAATGATGCGGAGTATAAATGTTGGGAATGGTGGAATAATGCAGATTCAACCAGGAACCGGCGTCAATACACCCAATGGATTTTTACAGTCGATACCTCTGCAAAATATCCCCGGGCTAAGTAACGTTCAAGTTATTCCAGCAAGTGCTTTACAACCTGCTACTGTTCAAACACTGCCAACTGGCGCTGGTGGTACTCCCATTGTAACCGGCCAGACTGTTCATCTGGACTCCAGTGATCCAACAAAATGGCAAATACTGCAAACCATCCAAGCTAATGGTACGATAGCTCCATCTACTCCAGCTCCACAGCCACAACAGCAACAGCAGAACACCACGACAATAAATAATACCGGGGAAGGTGAACCAAAACAGCATCGACGACGTGTTGCTTGTAATTGTCCTAATTGCAGTGACGGCGATAGGACACGTGATATAACGCATAAACGTCAGCACATATGTCACATTCCTGGTTGCAATAAAGTATACGGAAAGACAAGTCATCTGAGAGCTCACCTCAGGTGGCACACTGGAGAACGTCCTTTCGTGTGCAGTTGGGTCTTCTGCGGGAAAAAATTCACCAGGTCTGATGAACTGCAGAGGCACAGAAGAACTCACACTGGAGAAAAGAGGTTCCAGTGTCCTGAATGTACAAAGAAATTCATGCGCTCTGATCATCTTACAAAGCACATCAAAACGCATACTAAAATACGGAGCACC GAAGCTGCCACATCGACGCAAGAAGGCTCATCAGATAGTCAATCTTCGAGCgaagataaaattataattgcgcTTCACAAAGAGACTGATCAAGCGGACATTATACTGCCCGGAACTATCGAGGGCTTGCAGAGTGAAACGCCGACACATGTGACGAATGAATGA
- the LOC130675475 gene encoding transcription factor Sp4-like isoform X2, translated as MASAAKLKQETAEEEQDPLQVQAQSQEAQDQQQQQQQQQQQQQLEQQVSQPQLRFLNASVLQQLQQHQQEVQQQQQQQVHQHGQPQVITLQQLQNFVPMSQQQHDQQRPQTISVQTLPQQFLQGAQLINSQAALQQQQQQQQHGQQQQPQAQQQPQQQQLSYSVIPQMQTVNIDGQDALFIPSSPMTSMAAHHQSSPTMQFTTASGQQVQLASQQVQLANGQTIITPQPVSLIRAPNVFPTSIIQNIGGQTVQLPTDSKATMDVSGQSVQVRPLQFPLQHVQQTVPVQIPVTTNNGQTIYQTVHFPIQALSNVFNMGPQMMPQITQQIPQMAQIITPNGQIQQVQIANLSQLQNLQGQQVAAQVAQQVAQQQAAQQQVVQQVTQHQTQQQVVQQQQQQQVAAAQAQAQAQAQAQAQAQAHQQQQVQQVVQQVMQQQAQQQQQAQQQQQQQQQQVQNQQAAASTPTSSTSWSTSVSTPGNVQVVGIGQLGRPNSNVITTKDGQKIELSTLTRPADGIENELKLTSLDASQLAAGQVIHIPSAQATQQTIQPITITGAQGQQLTLISASALTNLASPQGGMMRSINVGNGGIMQIQPGTGVNTPNGFLQSIPLQNIPGLSNVQVIPASALQPATVQTLPTGAGGTPIVTGQTVHLDSSDPTKWQILQTIQANGTIAPSTPAPQPQQQQQNTTTINNTGEGEPKQHRRRVACNCPNCSDGDRTRDITHKRQHICHIPGCNKVYGKTSHLRAHLRWHTGERPFVCSWVFCGKKFTRSDELQRHRRTHTGEKRFQCPECTKKFMRSDHLTKHIKTHTKIRSTEAATSTQEGSSDSQSSSEDKIIIALHKETDQADIILPGTIEGLQSETPTHVTNE; from the exons atggctTCAGCAGCAAAGCTCaag caGGAAACAGCTGAAGAGGAACAAGATCCTCTGCAGGTACAAGCACAGTCTCAAGAAGCTCAGgatcagcagcagcagcaacaacaacaacagcagcagcagcaattAGAGCAGCAAGTGTCTCAACCTCAGTTACGGTTTCTCAATGCCAGTGTTCTCCAACAGTTACAACAGCATCAGCAAGAAGtccagcagcagcaacagcagcaaGTTCACCAACATGGACAACCCCAAGTCATCACACTCCAGCAGTTGCAGAATTTCGTGCCCATGTCCCAACAGCAGCATGACCAGCAGAGACCTCAAACTATTTCAGTACAAACTTTACCACAGCAATTTTTACAA ggTGCTCAGTTGATAAATAGCCAAGCAGCTctgcagcagcagcaacagcaacaacaacatggacaacaacaacaacccCAAGCCCAACAGCAGCCACAGCAGCAGCAATTGAGTTACAGTGTGATACCACAAATGCAGACAGTAAATATTGATGGCCAGGATGCACTTTTCATTCCGTCTTCGCCAATGACCTCGATGGCGGCTCATCACCAGTCATCGCCGACAATGCAATTTACAACAGCCAGTGGGCAACAGGTCCAGCTCGCATCTCAGCAAGTCCAGTTGGCAAATGGCCAGACAATTATCACTCCCCAGCCTGTCAGTTTAATCCGAGCACCAAATGTCTTTCCAACTTCCATTATCCAAAATATCGGGGGTCAAACAGTACAACTGCCTACAG ATTCCAAGGCAACCATGGATGTTTCAGGACAAAGTGTTCAAGTGAGGCCACTGCAGTTTCCACTTCAGCATGTCCAGCAAACTGTGCCTGTACAAATACCAGTTACCACCAACAATGGACAGACAATATATCAGACGGTGCATTTTCCCATTCAAGCTTTGTCGAATGTTTTTAATATGGGTCCACAAATGATGCCACAAATAACCCAg caaATTCCCCAGATGGCACAAATAATTACACCTAATGGGCAAATCCAACAAGTTCAAATAGCAAATTTATCACAGCTTCAAAATCTCCAAGGTCAGCAGGTTGCCGCGCAAGTTGCTCAACAAGTAGCACAGCAGCAAGCAGCTCAGCAACAAGTCGTACAGCAGGTTACTCAGCATCAAACTCAACAACAGGTCGttcaacaacagcagcaacaacaggTCGCGGCAGCCCAAGCTCAGGCTCAAGCTCAAGCTCAAGCTCAAGCACAAGCACAAGCGCATCAGCAGCAGCAAGTCCAACAAGTAGTCCAACAAGTTATGCAACAGCAAGCCCAGCAACAACAACAGgcacagcaacaacaacaacaacagcagcagcaagtTCAGAATCAACAGGCTGCTGCTTCAACACCAACGTCAAGTACCAGCTGGTCAACATCCGTATCAACTCCCGGCAATGTCCAAGTTGTTGGTATTGGCCAACTTGGTAGACCAAACTCAAATGTGATAACGACTAAAGACGGACAAAAAATAGAACTGTCTACTCTAACGAGACCTGCTGACGGCATTGAAAACGAATTAAAACTTACGAGTTTAGATGCGAGTCAATTGGCTGCCGGTCAAGTTATTCATATACCCTCGGCACAAGCTACACAACAGACAATCCAACCGATAACAATTACTGGTGCACAAGGTCAGCAGCTCACTCTCATATCAGCATCTGCACTGACGAATTTAGCATCTCCACAGGGCGGAATGATGCGGAGTATAAATGTTGGGAATGGTGGAATAATGCAGATTCAACCAGGAACCGGCGTCAATACACCCAATGGATTTTTACAGTCGATACCTCTGCAAAATATCCCCGGGCTAAGTAACGTTCAAGTTATTCCAGCAAGTGCTTTACAACCTGCTACTGTTCAAACACTGCCAACTGGCGCTGGTGGTACTCCCATTGTAACCGGCCAGACTGTTCATCTGGACTCCAGTGATCCAACAAAATGGCAAATACTGCAAACCATCCAAGCTAATGGTACGATAGCTCCATCTACTCCAGCTCCACAGCCACAACAGCAACAGCAGAACACCACGACAATAAATAATACCGGGGAAGGTGAACCAAAACAGCATCGACGACGTGTTGCTTGTAATTGTCCTAATTGCAGTGACGGCGATAGGACACGTGATATAACGCATAAACGTCAGCACATATGTCACATTCCTGGTTGCAATAAAGTATACGGAAAGACAAGTCATCTGAGAGCTCACCTCAGGTGGCACACTGGAGAACGTCCTTTCGTGTGCAGTTGGGTCTTCTGCGGGAAAAAATTCACCAGGTCTGATGAACTGCAGAGGCACAGAAGAACTCACACTGGAGAAAAGAGGTTCCAGTGTCCTGAATGTACAAAGAAATTCATGCGCTCTGATCATCTTACAAAGCACATCAAAACGCATACTAAAATACGGAGCACC GAAGCTGCCACATCGACGCAAGAAGGCTCATCAGATAGTCAATCTTCGAGCgaagataaaattataattgcgcTTCACAAAGAGACTGATCAAGCGGACATTATACTGCCCGGAACTATCGAGGGCTTGCAGAGTGAAACGCCGACACATGTGACGAATGAATGA
- the LOC130675475 gene encoding transcription factor Sp4-like isoform X5: MEGRTIVVQETAEEEQDPLQVQAQSQEAQDQQQQQQQQQQQQQLEQQVSQPQLRFLNASVLQQLQQHQQEVQQQQQQQVHQHGQPQVITLQQLQNFVPMSQQQHDQQRPQTISVQTLPQQFLQLINSQAALQQQQQQQQHGQQQQPQAQQQPQQQQLSYSVIPQMQTVNIDGQDALFIPSSPMTSMAAHHQSSPTMQFTTASGQQVQLASQQVQLANGQTIITPQPVSLIRAPNVFPTSIIQNIGGQTVQLPTDSKATMDVSGQSVQVRPLQFPLQHVQQTVPVQIPVTTNNGQTIYQTVHFPIQALSNVFNMGPQMMPQITQQIPQMAQIITPNGQIQQVQIANLSQLQNLQGQQVAAQVAQQVAQQQAAQQQVVQQVTQHQTQQQVVQQQQQQQVAAAQAQAQAQAQAQAQAQAHQQQQVQQVVQQVMQQQAQQQQQAQQQQQQQQQQVQNQQAAASTPTSSTSWSTSVSTPGNVQVVGIGQLGRPNSNVITTKDGQKIELSTLTRPADGIENELKLTSLDASQLAAGQVIHIPSAQATQQTIQPITITGAQGQQLTLISASALTNLASPQGGMMRSINVGNGGIMQIQPGTGVNTPNGFLQSIPLQNIPGLSNVQVIPASALQPATVQTLPTGAGGTPIVTGQTVHLDSSDPTKWQILQTIQANGTIAPSTPAPQPQQQQQNTTTINNTGEGEPKQHRRRVACNCPNCSDGDRTRDITHKRQHICHIPGCNKVYGKTSHLRAHLRWHTGERPFVCSWVFCGKKFTRSDELQRHRRTHTGEKRFQCPECTKKFMRSDHLTKHIKTHTKIRSTEAATSTQEGSSDSQSSSEDKIIIALHKETDQADIILPGTIEGLQSETPTHVTNE, from the exons ATGGAAGGGAGAACTATAGTGGTG caGGAAACAGCTGAAGAGGAACAAGATCCTCTGCAGGTACAAGCACAGTCTCAAGAAGCTCAGgatcagcagcagcagcaacaacaacaacagcagcagcagcaattAGAGCAGCAAGTGTCTCAACCTCAGTTACGGTTTCTCAATGCCAGTGTTCTCCAACAGTTACAACAGCATCAGCAAGAAGtccagcagcagcaacagcagcaaGTTCACCAACATGGACAACCCCAAGTCATCACACTCCAGCAGTTGCAGAATTTCGTGCCCATGTCCCAACAGCAGCATGACCAGCAGAGACCTCAAACTATTTCAGTACAAACTTTACCACAGCAATTTTTACAA TTGATAAATAGCCAAGCAGCTctgcagcagcagcaacagcaacaacaacatggacaacaacaacaacccCAAGCCCAACAGCAGCCACAGCAGCAGCAATTGAGTTACAGTGTGATACCACAAATGCAGACAGTAAATATTGATGGCCAGGATGCACTTTTCATTCCGTCTTCGCCAATGACCTCGATGGCGGCTCATCACCAGTCATCGCCGACAATGCAATTTACAACAGCCAGTGGGCAACAGGTCCAGCTCGCATCTCAGCAAGTCCAGTTGGCAAATGGCCAGACAATTATCACTCCCCAGCCTGTCAGTTTAATCCGAGCACCAAATGTCTTTCCAACTTCCATTATCCAAAATATCGGGGGTCAAACAGTACAACTGCCTACAG ATTCCAAGGCAACCATGGATGTTTCAGGACAAAGTGTTCAAGTGAGGCCACTGCAGTTTCCACTTCAGCATGTCCAGCAAACTGTGCCTGTACAAATACCAGTTACCACCAACAATGGACAGACAATATATCAGACGGTGCATTTTCCCATTCAAGCTTTGTCGAATGTTTTTAATATGGGTCCACAAATGATGCCACAAATAACCCAg caaATTCCCCAGATGGCACAAATAATTACACCTAATGGGCAAATCCAACAAGTTCAAATAGCAAATTTATCACAGCTTCAAAATCTCCAAGGTCAGCAGGTTGCCGCGCAAGTTGCTCAACAAGTAGCACAGCAGCAAGCAGCTCAGCAACAAGTCGTACAGCAGGTTACTCAGCATCAAACTCAACAACAGGTCGttcaacaacagcagcaacaacaggTCGCGGCAGCCCAAGCTCAGGCTCAAGCTCAAGCTCAAGCTCAAGCACAAGCACAAGCGCATCAGCAGCAGCAAGTCCAACAAGTAGTCCAACAAGTTATGCAACAGCAAGCCCAGCAACAACAACAGgcacagcaacaacaacaacaacagcagcagcaagtTCAGAATCAACAGGCTGCTGCTTCAACACCAACGTCAAGTACCAGCTGGTCAACATCCGTATCAACTCCCGGCAATGTCCAAGTTGTTGGTATTGGCCAACTTGGTAGACCAAACTCAAATGTGATAACGACTAAAGACGGACAAAAAATAGAACTGTCTACTCTAACGAGACCTGCTGACGGCATTGAAAACGAATTAAAACTTACGAGTTTAGATGCGAGTCAATTGGCTGCCGGTCAAGTTATTCATATACCCTCGGCACAAGCTACACAACAGACAATCCAACCGATAACAATTACTGGTGCACAAGGTCAGCAGCTCACTCTCATATCAGCATCTGCACTGACGAATTTAGCATCTCCACAGGGCGGAATGATGCGGAGTATAAATGTTGGGAATGGTGGAATAATGCAGATTCAACCAGGAACCGGCGTCAATACACCCAATGGATTTTTACAGTCGATACCTCTGCAAAATATCCCCGGGCTAAGTAACGTTCAAGTTATTCCAGCAAGTGCTTTACAACCTGCTACTGTTCAAACACTGCCAACTGGCGCTGGTGGTACTCCCATTGTAACCGGCCAGACTGTTCATCTGGACTCCAGTGATCCAACAAAATGGCAAATACTGCAAACCATCCAAGCTAATGGTACGATAGCTCCATCTACTCCAGCTCCACAGCCACAACAGCAACAGCAGAACACCACGACAATAAATAATACCGGGGAAGGTGAACCAAAACAGCATCGACGACGTGTTGCTTGTAATTGTCCTAATTGCAGTGACGGCGATAGGACACGTGATATAACGCATAAACGTCAGCACATATGTCACATTCCTGGTTGCAATAAAGTATACGGAAAGACAAGTCATCTGAGAGCTCACCTCAGGTGGCACACTGGAGAACGTCCTTTCGTGTGCAGTTGGGTCTTCTGCGGGAAAAAATTCACCAGGTCTGATGAACTGCAGAGGCACAGAAGAACTCACACTGGAGAAAAGAGGTTCCAGTGTCCTGAATGTACAAAGAAATTCATGCGCTCTGATCATCTTACAAAGCACATCAAAACGCATACTAAAATACGGAGCACC GAAGCTGCCACATCGACGCAAGAAGGCTCATCAGATAGTCAATCTTCGAGCgaagataaaattataattgcgcTTCACAAAGAGACTGATCAAGCGGACATTATACTGCCCGGAACTATCGAGGGCTTGCAGAGTGAAACGCCGACACATGTGACGAATGAATGA